GGTGGTTTGGATgatcaaaatgttaaaaaaaaaaaaaaaaaaacgagacataTTGACCATTTAACAATTTTGCATTTAACGATCAGGAGCCTCTGTAGCGTTTACTGTGCCACCCTGGCACAATGGCACCTCCGGCTTGTCACAGCCTTGGAATGGAATCCCCTTTTTCAACCAATATTTGTTGCACGTCATCCACCGTGGTTGTGTCGCCCACTGTGATCAATCCCATGAGTGTTCAATGAGGTCGTAGTTTAGTCAGGACATTCCATCCTGTAATCAGTGCAGCGTTCTCAGCGTCTTTCCCACACTTTGACCCGACGATCCAACTGACATCAGCAGAATCTGGATCTCCTCATCAAATATAACATTTCGCCCACCACATATTCATGTTTCAGTGCACATGTTGCCGACAAAAGCTCAAAACAAGAGTCGATGGCAACAGCACAATTGGTTTTGTTTGGCATAGCCAGAGAAGATTTGGCAAATCTTTCATGAGCGCAACCCATAAATCTTTGTTCCTTACAAATGTCGCACTTTTGAAGATCGGAATGAATTATTCAGCcgtccaaccattttctaatccgcttctcctctcAAGGATCGCGGGAGGGTGCTGGGACCGATCCCagccatgaactggttgcctgccGATCGCAAGgcacgcatagacaaacaaccatccgcgcttacaatcacaccaagggaaaattttgagtgttttattaacctgccacgcatgtttttggaatttgggaagaaaccgtacccggagaaaatccacacaggcacggggagaacatgcaaactccacacatgaaggctggaatcgaaccctgcacgtgctaaccagtcaactacCGCGCCGCCTGGAATGAATTAactttccaaaattgtaaaagttATTGCGAAGAAGCATTGCAAAGAAATAATATAATCTACCCTGATAGAATACCCATATAATGTTTTCCACTGtattcaaatgtattcaaacCCGCCTGTAGCTACACTCAGCGGGATAAAAGTCAAGCACTTGTATTAAGCAGTGCTGCTCGACATCACCGTAGCAGACTTGAGTGTAACTGCCTCTTCCCAAATGTATGGCTCcccttttttcttccaaaacaaGAAACGGTAACTGTATCTCCCATCCGAGGCTCTTTTGTACACAAATAAGCGTTAAAGAGTTAACTGCCGGTCATTTGAGCTCCAACAGCCGCGCCTTCTGAGGCAGTCGCTGTCTCTGCCTGTGCCGTATTAAAGATGGTCTTATGCTAAGTATGTCTACGACTTCTAACAAATATGCATTCCGGTTGCCTCTTTGCTTCTTTTACAGTTTTCTGTCCacttgaatttttgtatttatttattttttactgtacaCTTATTTTTACTTATCTTGCTAAAGCGGAATTTGTGATCCAGCTCTAATATTGAATTTCGCTGAGATGTGCAGTTGTCTCAAACGCTGTTGCCAGGAAATATTTGGAAACTGCACTCTTACCATCAATGCTactcttattattttatttgcattcaATTATTCCAGTTAAAATAATGTGTAATTTTTATATGTCGTATTTCTTTTATTCCTAATAGTAGTACTTAATTTTgtgcttaatttttttcccctctgggaATCGCCGAATTAATTGAAAACTTGAGCTCACCCATGCGCAAATGAGACTGGAGCACGTTCACACAAAATATTACTTGGTACAATACCATATAAATATGGCCCTATGTCATTTGGTTCCAGAAAGAAATGTGCAGAGATGAAACTCGACAGTGAATTAGTTGTGAGTGCGTAGTTTCTGAGGGAATTCATCAGCAGTCTGGCAGTCAAACAACACATGAACTGCTCACCTGCGATTTTAGCACCCAGGACCCTTGAGATCAACCTTCCAGGGAGTCGTCGCCGTTAACCGAGCTTGAACTCTGCCCCTCGCAGGCGCCCCTGTTTCCGCAGGTCATCCCGCTATGCTGTCCGTGGCCCCGCCCCCAGCCGGAGTCCCAGCACCCATGGCCGGCCCTCCagcgcctccgccgccgcccggtCCGCCGCCCCCGATGGCAGTGCCCCCGCCCATGCCTCCTCCGCTGCCTACCGGCGGGGGGCCTCCCGGGGGACCCCCTGGCATGCAGCAGCAGCCCTCGGGGTTGGCGGCCGCGCTGGCCGGGGCCAAGCTTCGTAAGGTTCAAAGGGTGAGCATCCTCTGCGGGCTCGATGCAAAAATAATTGCACACGTATCTTTGAATAGTAGACAAGCTCCAACAAGGCCTGAGGGGGGAATGAAAGGAAAGCCAACCAAACACCCGCTTGTGCGCCTTAGGACGAGAGCAGTCCGCCAGGATCCAGCGGCAAAAGTGACTCCAACCGATCGAGTGGTGGTAGTGGAGGTGGTGGAGAGGGTCTGATGCAGGAGATGAATGCCTTATTAGCTCGCAGGTAAAACACGAGATTTACTCATCTGCCTGCCGATGAATATGTCAAAGGGGGTATTAAATGGACAGggtgggtggggaaaaaaaacaataaaaacagactCACTCCTTGACTGgccattacattttgttttgatggatATGTTTcatgatgtaccgtattttccgcacgataaggcgctttggtgtataaggtgcaccttcaatcaatggcctattttaaaatactAAGTCAGAGAAATCGGAATATTGGTCCATATAGAAAgtgcattggattataaggcgcactgttggcttttgagaaaatggaatgctattaggtgcgccttatattgcggaaaatacagtaaatacaagTCTAATGAGTTCTATTCAGGAAAATAAGCTTAAATCTGAAATGATTTAACGACATTGAATTCAGTAATGAAGAATCCTCTTCGCTCAGTCTAGTCTACAATTGATAATGTGCGGCAATAGAATTCACAACATTGCGGCTCATCTCATTTGGAAGTCTttcaatttcttcttctttgaactCATCAACTCTCACTCGTTCTAAGATGTGTGGTGAACACCTCATTGCAAGGGATTCATTCCAGACCAACATGCTCTAAGTGAAAATGCCGAAGTTTTGAGAGGCCATATAAAGCCTCCCACGTGCTTTAAAccaatttaaattttttgaaacactttttaatcacaaaacagattgcaaaaaaaaacctaattgcaattttttttgcaaacatccAATGCTTGGAATGTGTAACGGTGGAACATCGGCGAccttgtgtgtgagtgtctgggTGCGAGCAATGGCCGACAGCAGCTCCTGCATATGTGAAAAGTGTGTTggtgactgtggctctcctttcctacATGCAAGGGCATTAAAGTATGTAtactgttaactcattcagtaccagccaattcaggaccaagtctgaaaagacgtttaaaaacgtctttgggagtgaatgagttaaaagcccTTTTGAGAGTTCCAGTTGCACATAATGACAAAGGCTCTTTCTTCCAAAGATGATTGTTGCAATTATTTAGAGCTCATAATAAATAAGCTCTAAATATAAATAAGCTCTAAATAACAAAGAATTTGCAGTCAAAGAGTAAGTTTTGAGGGGCTGGGGAATATCCTGTATTTTGCAAATAATGCCACGTTTCCTCTCTCTTAGACGGAAAGCTTCGGAGAAACCTGATGAAGTAAgtctttcttttcatcatccTTGTAAAGCAAGATTAAGTTGGTTGTTAAAGCCTTAAGTTAAGAATTACATGTCAACTGTCTTCAtgacaaagtcaacattttctcGCCTGCAGGATGATTCTGGTGGTCGCGGGCCCGGTCAGAACTCAACAGGTATTTCATGTCTTTGAAAAGCGATGTTTTGGGTTTTCTCTTTATAAAGGGTTAAAGTTTTGCATGCTAAACTCAGACTTTTTGGTGATCTCCTCTGACCTGAACTAATTGGacttccaaccattttctaatccacttatcatcacgagggtcacgggcatgctggagcctatcccagctgtctttgggcagcaggtggggagTACACAATGAACTCACGCACACCTCGCGACAGTTTAGTATTTTCCAgtaacctgccatgcacatttttagaatatgggagaaaaccggagtacccggagaaaacccacaaaggcacggggtgaacatacaaactccacacaggaaggccagagtcggACTCGacccttgcacctctgcactgtgaggctgccgtgctaaccactcgaccatgtGCCACTTGTAAATTAACTTGTATTTAAATTAAACAATAATATTTCTGTACATGAACAACGGCAGTGTCCGGAACATCAGTCAGTATGAATGCCAATGCCTCAATGCCTTTACTTTTAATGTCCTGAATGTCCCGAGACAACTCTTACATTCGCTTCCTTTGGCCATTGTTTAGTGTAGTATGCAGCAGGTCACCAAGCCTCAGAGCCACTACTGGTCAAACTTTAAATAGGTCGACTGATGGATTACAAGTTTGAATACACCTAAGAAGCGAGTGATGCTTATTAGAGGATGCACAAGACCCTAtggtcaaattattttcagCGTTTTCGAAGGATACAATTGTTTctattttgtttgggttttgtttAACTGTACAATAAATACAGGAGCAccccttcattgtttatgtttgTGAACATGGTTTGTTCCGATAGATGCGTTTAATAGCATGCTTattactttaaccctttcattcaccctgtaacctgatactaCCGCACAATGGCGcccttacattacggaatgtctttccatacttgttTGTCACgtccttgtttatcgtagttgcttgtcATTGATGATAGTAGGGTAacctgtactaccggagacaaattccttgtgtgttcgacatacttgctcaagaaagatgattctgactcggataacatgataagcttgATAAGGGTTAAAGTGGAAAAGTGACTCCAAAGCAATTTGCTACGCGCAGTGGAAAGCAGCGACAGTGCCAGCAAAATTGTAACTCCCGCTTTACTTCCCATCAGATGCTGTGAAGAAGCCATGGGAGCGGTCCAATTCGGCAGAGAAAACCTCGCTGGTGTCGAGgtgtgaaaacagaaaaaaagaaacgtcgGTACTGCGGTTAACATGCGAgagctcatttgtttttcctcttgtgTTGTAGAGTGAGACCTATTGGCAGCACGAGTGAATCAGACACCGAATTTGACAGGATGAAACAGGTAAGTTTGATGCTTCTGCGTCGCTCTTTTGCTATTCTTTGAAACAGTTGAGTGCGGTATTAATGAAATGCGGGTTTCCTCAAGTAGGACAGAGAACAATCGCTAAATTCACTATTCAAACTGCACAGTGGCAtaaacctttttaaaatgtactccaGTATATTTTGGAAGTATGGTTCGGGTGAATTTAGCTTTGATGTActgtacaatgaaaaaaaaactgtttggacagttttaatgttaattttctgcacactccattttatttgaagCATTACTtaagctttgctttttttgttctatttttaagTGTAGTGTCAGTGTTCTAACTCAATTTTTTTACATAGTTGAGGTGCAAAATTTAATACCGTGGACCCTGGCAGACCCATGGTTTTGCACCCGCATATTCATATACTCGcacatatgtatattttttatattgttttcagtattttatattttgggtttgttttggtggaaattaggtttttttttcacaattttacaGATGGAAAGTACATATTGAATTAGCGTTTTTGAGGAATTCATGAGCCATCCATGTCGCGTGCCAATAGCGGGAATCCTCCATCCTTTTTGTTGCAATTAACCTCGAATGTGGTTTTCTCCTAGGAGATTTTGGATGAAGTTGTACGCGAGTTGCATAAAGTGAAGGATGAAATCATTCATGGTAAGCAGCTTTGAATCCCTAGATGACATCCTTATCTTGTCCTGGTGCAAACAATGCATAAATGGCTTTGTGCGTTTGTCTATAACTGACGTCTGTAAATGATtttcagtcacacacacaaatcggTGTTAGCTTGTCTGCTAATAACTTTTTGTTGGCGATGCTAATGAGCTGCTCGAAAGAGTCAAAGATGAATCCAAACATGGTTAAACCTATAACAAGGTCGAAAATCAATTTGCACCAAAATTACTCTGATTCATGTCATATTAACACTTCcatgcactctgtaacctgataacatggtaagctgtccactgtagtaaccgctgtgcctgaaagggttaaagcccTCTCCAGATACTGTATGTCATATTTTGTCCATAA
This sequence is a window from Hippocampus zosterae strain Florida chromosome 14, ASM2543408v3, whole genome shotgun sequence. Protein-coding genes within it:
- the evla gene encoding enah/Vasp-like a isoform X4 — protein: MDVQRVRVLRYGLPQSVSDSGLFYNHITGSEQSICQARASVMVYDDASKKWVPIKPGQQGFSRINIYHNTANNTFRVVGVKLQDQQVVINYSIVKGLKYNQATPTFHQWRDARQVYGLNFASKEEATTFSNAMLFALNVLSSPDSGGPVVQRQNGPSSEESEAQRRMMEQHQMQAHKERERRTSGSGAPVSAGHPAMLSVAPPPAGVPAPMAGPPAPPPPPGPPPPMAVPPPMPPPLPTGGGPPGGPPGMQQQPSGLAAALAGAKLRKVQRDESSPPGSSGKSDSNRSSGGSGGGGEGLMQEMNALLARRRKASEKPDEDDSGGRGPGQNSTDAVKKPWERSNSAEKTSLVSRVRPIGSTSESDTEFDRMKQEILDEVVRELHKVKDEIIHAIRQEIGRISTS